The DNA region GGTGTGGTTAAATAAAGGCGTACCCAAAACATGGCCTTCTGAGTAAAGTTCATAAACAGAACACGAGCAAATGGCGTAAACGCGTATCTCTCAACAACTAGTGACTCTGATGGTGAGGATTCATCGAAGAGGGAAACCATTAAGAAGGTGTTTGACTGTCAGCTACGGGTCAGAGCCTGACAGAGATgagcaacctcctcactgAGGGTGCTTTTAGTTCTTTCCAAACCAGTCCCCTTCAGGTCAAATCATCTGCCAAACTCGGTTGAAGCCCTTCGTCACCTCGAGTTTTCTCTGGTATCATCCAATCCAACCCATATCGCCACTATTCCTCTGACTAGTGCTCATTATGACTTGCGCATCTTCTAACAAAATTCCTCGCCGGCGGCCGTTGACCCTCACGCCTATCAAGGTAAAGGGCCGCGGTCGCAAGCCGAAGTGGCAGCCCCCCAACCCTGCGCAGCTTCAAAGCTTGATGGAGGAGCGCCGAAggaaaagagaggaggagaacggCCACGATAGTGTCGACGATATTTCATCCAGGTCTTCCAAACGGTACAAGCAGTCCTTCCCACCGAAGTCTAGGCTCGAGTCGCTACCCCCCGAAATGCTCTGGCCCATAGCCGTCAGGTCACAGAACCTGCATCTCCTGAGGGTCAGCAGGTTTCTTCGAGGTCTCTTGTCAGACAGATCATTCGAACTGGAAATGGCTGTGGCGGCATTCGGCCCAACATGGGATATGTATTTCGGCCGGCCGAGGAGCACTATTGGTAGCCCTCCTGAACCTGAACAGTTTCCCGGGGACCCCAAATTCCAGGTCAGTGTTATGCTCTATTTTGATTAGCGAAGCGTGTCTCCGAAAAGCTTGCTGCCCTCTTAGCCATCCTTCGAAACCGGTTGGCTATTTGAAAGAGTTTCAAGGATCCTTGGAGGTGTGGTTGAGCAATGCTATCCTACTTTTTAACATCTCGACCCAGCCGTTCCATATTATGACATCCCCTTTTGACCGAACACAGCGCTGACACGTCTTTCTATAGGGCAATGTGCTTGCTGCGCGTCTCATGCATGACACGCGCTACATGAATGTTGATTTCATACTCAAAGCCCAGCAGGTCTGGTGTCGCCAAGAGCGCACAGAGAGGCACATGGAAAAAGCGGCGTGTATCTTGTGGAAACCGCCGACCCAGGTACAGCCAAAACAAGAGGGATCGGAAGCCAACAAAGACCAGCGAGCTGAAGAGAAGCAAGAACTTGGATACAGGGAGCGAGAAGTGGAGAAGATCAGGGAGAGGTTCGACGAAGACTGGCAAGAGTTTTGCGACGCCTGCCCGTTTAACAACACAACGAAACTCGAATATGAGATCGGAACGAATACGCAGGGCCCGAAAGGCGGCTATCTGGACCTCCACCCTTTGACACCAATTCCCGATCGGTTCTTGAAAGGGCCATTTGACTTGGAATCAGTCAAATTACTCTTCTGGCTGGTTCGTGGAGGGGCCCGCATATTGCCCGAGCACAACTGGGAGGCCACCAAACACGGATTCGAACAGATCATGAACGTGGAGAGTCGGCTGGGCATCTATGTGCTCATCCTCTTCGACATTCTCGGCGTGTTCCAGAAGGAGCATTGGCCACCATTTTTGCTCGACGAGAAAATGAAATGGGTCAAAGAGACAAGGCGGGTTGAGATGTCTGCTCAATCGTGGAAGTACTGTCTGTCCATTCTTGCGCATCGCATGTTTTTGTCGCGCCAGGAACAGGAAGAGAATTCGCGCCTGGGACGGGATAGTTTGAAtagtgggaggagggacagggggccgaggaggtgagACTGCGGCGTTAATGACCATCCTTTGTCTCCAGCGGGTTGTTCATAGAAATAGCTCTTTTGCTGTACGGAAAAGCGTCAATATAGTAATTGCAAGCTTACTGGCACTCTGtggcaccctccccacaaaGTAATTGGCACAGCAAAAGTAAGTTAACGCATATCAGACTATAAACCATGCCTCTAAAGCAAATCAACGGGCCTATGaactatctttgaaggcctgtTAACTATCTTGAAAGGCCTAGTAATTATGCTTCAAGACATGATGTGGTCCAGATGGGTAAACCTACTTTTGTGTGCCACTTAttttgtggtggaggtgacTCTCAATATATACACATGGCATCCGGGCCCGTAAACCACAAAGTCACAGGCAAGTATATAGCCAAGgatcccttcccttccttgtTGGTATTTCCAGCTCACTGACGTAGCTTTCCTTGGCTGGTAAACAGGCTGTATCATTTGGCTTGCAGGATAGAAGACACACAGCAGCTTCTCTCATATCTGACTGTCTCGTCACACGCTATAGGCAGGTAGGCAGTATCAATGTcgcaaagaagaaaataGACCCAGATATACCATTTCCCGTTTGCcgaaagaaaataaaagcgTGCAAAAATGACATCCCATGCTGTGTGTAAGCCATGATTTAAATGACccccatgatgatggttcGGGGCTTGGTCTTGATTATAACGACCTTCTCCCAAGCTGCCAGATTTCTCTTTCGCCCATGATTCGCAAAGCCAATCAATCCATAACATCATGAAAAGATTCCCATGTCTCCCAGTTTTGGTTCCTCTCCTGGTCCTTACCCAAAGACAAAAGCTCCCGACATCGCTGCTGGTGACCAATCTTGCTTCAACTCAGAAGGAGCCGCGAACAGGGTATCGAGAAAGGTTCATCgttgtgttggtggttgggtaATTTAAGCAgtggggttagggttcaTCTGTAGTTGTGTTGTCAGCCCAGGGCCCTTgtatggtgatggtttgctGTTCAGGATGGTGGTACTGACCTTGCGCTTGCCACCAGTCaaggtgatgttgacgaaACGGCGAGTGTAAGTGAGTCTCTTCTTCGCACGGCCCTTGCTATTTCAGGTGTCAGAATGAATGTTCCGTCTTGGTCAAA from Podospora pseudoanserina strain CBS 124.78 chromosome 1, whole genome shotgun sequence includes:
- a CDS encoding hypothetical protein (EggNog:ENOG503P9CH), which codes for MTCASSNKIPRRRPLTLTPIKVKGRGRKPKWQPPNPAQLQSLMEERRRKREEENGHDSVDDISSRSSKRYKQSFPPKSRLESLPPEMLWPIAVRSQNLHLLRVSRFLRGLLSDRSFELEMAVAAFGPTWDMYFGRPRSTIGSPPEPEQFPGDPKFQGNVLAARLMHDTRYMNVDFILKAQQVWCRQERTERHMEKAACILWKPPTQVQPKQEGSEANKDQRAEEKQELGYREREVEKIRERFDEDWQEFCDACPFNNTTKLEYEIGTNTQGPKGGYLDLHPLTPIPDRFLKGPFDLESVKLLFWLVRGGARILPEHNWEATKHGFEQIMNVESRLGIYVLILFDILGVFQKEHWPPFLLDEKMKWVKETRRVEMSAQSWKYCLSILAHRMFLSRQEQEENSRLGRDSLNSGRRDRGPRR
- the rps30a_1 gene encoding 40S ribosomal protein S30 (EggNog:ENOG503P6SS; COG:J); this encodes MGKVHGSLARAGKVKSQTPKVEKQEKKKTPKGRAKKRLTYTRRFVNITLTGGKRKMNPNPTA